The Rhododendron vialii isolate Sample 1 chromosome 8a, ASM3025357v1 genome has a window encoding:
- the LOC131299106 gene encoding aspartyl protease family protein 1-like yields MAFYGHHSYYRSLLITTLSIILCESQSSDGLGNFGFDIHHRYSDQVKRILDADGLPEMGSVEFYAAMAHRDHLVRQRKLAATAPSAPLTFLGGNDTYRIRSLGYLHYANVSVGSPGLWFLVALDTGSDLFWLPCDCTRCVHALVTSSGQEIHLNIYSPNKSSTGTKLSCNSTFCGKRRCLSESNTCAYKVQYLSNNTSSTGIFVEDTLHLTTDDSRLTSVDARITFGCGLVQSGSFLTGGAPNGLFGLGMDNISVPSILAKEGLAANSFSMCFGPDGIGRIRFGDKITTEQGETPFNLNQTHPTYNVSMTQVSLGDNVTDISFGAIFDSGTSFTYLNDLAYSAISESFNSQAQEKRHPSDDRIPFEYCYDLSANQTSFNFSSLNLTMKGGKQFHVTRPIVTISIEGEGNLYCLAIIKSGDINIIGQNFMTGYRIIFDREKMVLGWESSNCYDAEKSSTSPVNPPEPSAIPPTSTVAPEATSGGGNGSPIPNPGPSSSASDFLHPYSFPCTLFLVFISLFGPYFSSSSP; encoded by the exons ATGGCGTTTTACGGCCACCACTCCTACTATCGCTCCCTCTTAATCACCACTCTATCAATAATACTTTGCGAATCGCAGAGCTCCGACGGATTAGGTAACTTCGGGTTCGATATCCACCACCGCTACTCCGATCAAGTCAAGCGAATTCTGGACGCCGACGGGCTGCCGGAGATGGGGAGTGTAGAATTCTATGCCGCCATGGCCCACCGTGACCACCTCGTTCGCCAACGGAAGCTCGCCGCCACCGCCCCGTCTGCTCCGCTCACTTTTCTCGGCGGGAACGATACTTATCGGATTCGGTCTTTGGGATA TTTGCATTATGCCAATGTTTCTGTGGGCTCCCCGGGCTTATGGTTTCTTGTGGCACTCGACACCGGAAGCGACCTGTTTTGGTTGCCCTGTGACTGCACCCGTTGCGTTCATGCTTTGGTGACAAGCTCTGGACAA GAAATTCACCTGAACATTTACAGCCCTAATAAATCATCAACGGGCACGAAACTTTCGTGCAACAGTACCTTTTGTGGAAAAAGACGATGCTTGTCAGAAAGTAATACTTGTGCTTATAAAGTTCAATATCTTTCTAATAATACTTCATCTACTGGGATCTTCGTAGAGGATACCTTGCACTTAACTACAGATGACAGTCGATTAACATCGGTTGATGCACGGATTACATTTGG CTGTGGCTTGGTACAATCAGGTTCATTTTTGACTGGTGGGGCCCCGAACGGTCTATTTGGGCTCGGTATGGATAACATATCCGTTCCTAGCATTTTGGCAAAGGAAGGGCTTGCTGCAAATTCTTTCTCCATGTGTTTTGGACCTGATGGAATTGGGAGAATTCGTTTTGGAGATAAAATCACTACAGAACAAGGAGAGACACCAttcaatctcaaccaaacaca TCCAACTTATAATGTTAGCATGACACAAGTTAGTTTGGGAGATAATGTCACTGATATCAGTTTTGGTGCAATCTTCGACTCTGGTACCTCATTCACATACTTAAACGACCTTGCTTATTCGGCTATCTCTGAGAGC TTCAATTCCCAGGCCCAAGAAAAACGGCATCCATCTGATGACAGGATCCCTTTTGAGTATTGCTATGATCTAAG TGCAAATCAGACAAGCTTTAATTTTTCATCGCTGAATTTAACCATGAAAGGCGGTAAACAATTCCACGTTACTCGTCCGATAGTAACAATTTCTATCGAG GGTGAAGGTAACTTATACTGTTTGGCTATCATCAAAAGTGGAGACATAAATATCATTGGAC AAAACTTCATGACCGGCTACCGTATCATTTTCGACCGCGAAAAGATGGTTCTGGGTTGGGAGTCATCCAATT GTTATGATGCTGAAAAATCCAGCACTTCACCTGTAAACCCACCAGAGCCTAGTGCAATTCCTCCCACATCAACTGTGGCACCAGAAGCCACATCAGGCGGTGGAAATGGTTCCCCTATTCCCAACCCCGGTCCCTCTTCTTCTGCGAGTGATTTTTTGCACCCGTATTCTTTCCCATGCACACTATTTTTGgtcttcatttctctttttggcCCTTATTTTTCCAGTTCTTCCCCATGA
- the LOC131299105 gene encoding pre-rRNA-processing protein esf1, translating to MGSKNKQSKNKDKDSKTDVARDDGGTKLITDPRFASVHSDPRFAKFTPHKAKVKIDSRFERVFTDKSFSSSSAKIDKRGKPKKDTQNPLKRYYQLEDEEEEKEKKRIEEVKGRDVEIDEGSEESDSESEREEELKKPGKKTSNLELKNKLEEEESEEDKEEEEEDGDEVVEANDNSSTDTTDSEEENEIDSEEEGDLIPEENVPDIDKETHRLAVVNLDWSHVTAVDLFVLLSSFLPKGGQILSVAVYPSEFGLKRMEEEAVRGPVVLFDDNKEQNESGDDHDDDDDDDSDGDDEIDVKKLREYELSRLRYYYAVVECDSIATADYLYKSCDGIEFERSSNKLDLRFIPDSMEFKHPPRDVATEAPAKYEGLDFQTRALQQSNIHLTWEEDEPQRAKALKRKFNGDQIAEMELKEFLASDESESDEDENDDAMEDRPQKKHRKQDMYRALLQSGEDSGADDEDGQDMEVTFNTGLEDISKHALEKKDKKSETVWDAQLRKRREKKMARKNSSKYSTDDETSDSNREPKEDVDDFFVEEPSVKASKEGKGKSDEKGKKNEETAKEAEAASVAELELLLADGNGADASLKGYNLKHKKVEGKGKKGRKEKRKREEEIPNEGKLPSVDYNDPRFSAIFTSPLFALDPTDPQFKRSATYARQLAQKRHKVDQEVLGSKPAQLPSDDLKTEKNEAVQSDEMASKKKEKYELSSLVRSIKMKSKQVQIRTDNKISGKTGKSGSKARW from the exons ATGGGATCCAAGAATAAGCAATCCAAGAACAAGGACAAGGATTCGAAGACTGACGTTGCACGAGATGATGGGGGTACAAAGTTGATCACGGACCCTAGGTTCGCGTCTGTACACTCAGACCCTAGGTTTGCAAAGTTCACACCGCACAAAGCGAAGGTCAAAATCGACTCTCGCTTCGAACGCGTGTTTACAGACAAGAGCTTTTCTTCGTCCTCTGCGAAAATCGACAAGAGAGGCAAGCCGAAAAAGGACACTCAGAATCCGCTCAAGCGGTATTATCAGCTTGAAGATgaggaagaagagaaggaaaagaaaaggatagaAGAAGTGAAGGGCCGAGATGTAGAGATTGATGAGGGAAGTGAAGAGAGTGacagtgagagtgagagagaagaggaattGAAGAAACCGGGCAAAAAAACGTCTAATTTGGAGTTGAAAAACAAATTGGAGGAGGAGGAATCAGAAGAAGacaaggaggaggaagaggaagatggGGATGAAGTTGTAGAGGCCAATGACAACTCTTCCACCGATACTACAGATTcggaggaagaaaatgagattgATTCAGAGGAGGAGGGGGATCTTATACCG GAGGAAAATGTTCCGGATATCGATAAGGAAACTCATAGACTTGCTGTGGTTAATTTGGATTGGAGTCACGTGACG GCAGTTGATTTGTTTGTATTATTGAGCTCATTTCTCCCTAAAGGGGGACAGATTTTATCTGTTGCCGTCTATCCATCTGAGTTTGGACTTAAGCGTATGGAAGAAGAAGCAGTGCGTGGTCCAGTAGTCCTATTTGATGACAACAAAGAGCAGAATGAAAGTGGTGATGAccatgatgatgatgatgatgatgatagtgATGGTGATGATGAAATCGACGTTAAAAAACTGCGTGAATATGAATTAAGTAGGCTAAG GTACTATTATGCCGTCGTGGAATGCGATTCCATTGCTACTGCAGATTACCTTTACAAAAGTTGCGATggaattgagtttgaaagatcATCAAATAAGCTAGACTTGAGGTTTATTCCTGATTCCATGGAATTTAAACATCCCCCTCGTGATGTTGCAACAGAG GCCCCAGCAAAATATGAAGGATTAGATTTCCAGACTCGAGCATTACAGCAAAGTAACATTCATCTCACATGGGAAGAAGATGAGCCGCAACGTGCAAAGGCATTAAAGAGGAAGTTTAACGGCGACCAG ATAGCCGAAATGGAATTAAAAGAATTCCTGGCTTCTGATGAGAGTGAATCTGACGAAGATGAAAATGATGATGCCATGGAAGACAGACCTCAAAAGAAACATAGGAAGCAGGATATGTACCGTGCTCTACTCCAGTCTGGTGAAGATTCTGGCGCAGATGATGAAGATGGTCAGGATATGGAGGTCACTTTCAACACTGGATTAGAAGATATAAGCAAGCATGCACTAGAAAAGAAGGATAAGAAATCGGAAACAGTCTGGGATGCTCAACTcaggaagagaagagagaaaaagatggcTAGGAAAAACAGCTCCAAGTATTCAACAGATGATGAGACTAGTGATAGCAATAGAGAACCAAAAGAAGATGTGGATGATTTTTTCGTCGAAGAACCGTCGGTTAAAGCAAGCAAAGAGGGTAAAGGTAAAAGTGAcgaaaaggggaagaagaacgAGGAAACAGCTAAAGAAGCAGAAGCAGCAAGTGTAGCAGAGCTTGAGTTATTACTGGCAGACGGGAACGGAGCAGACGCCAGCTTGAAGGGATATAATTTAAAACACAAAAAGGTTGAGGGGAAGGGTAAGAagggaagaaaggaaaaaaggaaaagggaagaagaaattCCCAATGAGGGAAAATTACCAAGTGTTGATTACAATGATCCAAGGTTTTCAGCTATCTTCACCTCACCTCTTTTTGCGTTGGACCCCACGGATCCCCAATTCAAAAG GAGTGCGACTTATGCTCGGCAGTTAGCACAGAAGCGACACAAGGTTGACCAAGAAGTACTGGGGTCAAAACCAGCTCAGTTGCCTTCTGATGACCTAAAGACGGAGAAAAATGAGGCCGTACAGTCTGATGAGATGGCctcaaagaaaaaagagaagtatGAACTGTCTTCGCTTGTTAGGTCAATTAAGATGAAGTCAAAACAAGTTCAAATACGCACCGATAATAAGATCTCAGGAAAAACTGGAAAATCGGGATCCAAGGCCAGATGGTAA